The sequence TGCCAACAAAAAAACCTCCTGGTATAAATAAAATAGGACAAAAAAACCAAAACCAGGAGGTAGAAACCCATGACAAGAGTTCAAAAGAAGCTATTAGTTTACGGAGAAGTAGTAATAGTAGGGATCGATGTAGCAAAGAGAAAACATTATGCCAGGATCTATGACCAAAAGGAGCTGGATATAGTAAAACCATTTCAAATTCATAATACCAGAGAAGGCTTTTATCGTCTAGTCTCAAAAATAAAAGAAGCAGAGGAAAAAGCAAAAGCAAAAACAGCAGTAATAGGCATGGAGCCTACAGGCCATTACTGGAAGCCATTAGCCTGGTTTTTACAGGAACAGGGATACACCGTCGTAATAGTCAATCCATACCATGTAAAGAGGAGAAAAGAAGAAGAAGATAATACACCAAGGAAAACAGATCGTAAAGATGCCGGCATAATCGCCAAATTAGTCAAAGATGGCAAATACTTAAGCTGTCTTTTACCAAAGGGCATATATGCAGACTTAAGGAACCTGACAGTAACAAGAAGGCAACTAAAACAAAAACTAAGCGGTGTGTTAAACAGACTCCAAGCCATATTAGACGAATATTTTCCAGAATTTAAGGACGTATTCAAAAACATAACCGGGAAAGCAGCGCTATGGGTATTAAGACACTGCCCATTTCCCGGGATAATCCTTTCCACATATACAGTAGAAGAACTGGCAGAAAAACTAAAAGAAGCGAGCAGCAATCGAGTAGGATTAAAAAGAGCAAAGAAACTATACGAAACAGCCAGAGAATCCATAGCAGTCACAGAAGGTTTAAAAGGAGCCAAAATAAAACTCGAAACATGCCTAGACGAAATAGAGTTTTACAAAACCCAAATAGAAAAAACAGAAAAAGCCATGGCAGAAACACTAAAGCAGATAGACATAGCCGAAAATCTCTTAAGCATACCCGGAATAGGTCTGGTAACAGTAGCCAGTTTTCTAGGTGAAATAAGTAACATTGACAAATACAATCACTGGAAACAGATACAAACACTAGGAGGCCTGAATTTTACCGAAGAAAGCTCAGGAGACCATAAAGGACAAACCAAAATCTCAAAAAGAGGCAGGCCGGAGCTCAGAAATCTTCTCTATCAGGCGAGTTTAACACTAGTAGCAAAAAACAAAGAATTCAAGGCATTATATCACTATTTCCTAACACGGCCACAAAACCCATTAAAGAAAAAACAGGCTTTAGTAGCAATTTCACTTAAGCTATTAAGGGTCATGTTTGGCCTGGCAAAGAAAAAAGAGAATTACGATTCCCAAAAAGTATTAGGAGAATATCGCATAACCCAGCTAAAACAAGTAGCATAAAAAAGTCAAAAAGTCTTGGGTGGGGTATGCTGTATCACTCCATAGGGGCATAGACCCTGCGTTTAAGTATTATTGGCAGCCCCACCTGCCCTCAAAAGGCAGAACGAAGGAATGTATTAAGGGCAAAGACCCCGAAAGACTAATAGGGTAGCCGAGGGCAAAATGGTGTGGGTCCCCCCAGGACATAAACTTTCAATATTTTCAGCTGTGGATATGCCGCAGCTGTGGGCTTGATGGATAACCCTTCGGGTTACCCACAGGGCCCACAGCTGCTTGGACAACGCTTTGCGTTGCCCACATATCCACAGCTACGACTACTACTTTTATTTGAAAATCTATAAAAGAAAGAGCTTTTGAAAGCTAATTTTAAAATATTGAGATAGGAGTGAATATAAACGTTGCCATTTTTCAAATTCGAAAATTTTAACATTCATTATATTGATGAAGGGGAAGGAACCCCATTAGTATTACTACCAGGCAATACAGCTTCCTCAGCCGTTCATAAATCCGAACTGGAATATTTTGGACAAACATTTAGGGTTATATGTCCGGACTATATTGGTTATGGGAAATCAGATAGAGTTAAAGATTTGTCCATTGAATTTTGGTGGAAAAATGCTCAGATGATTGTTCAACTGCTTCAGCAACTAAATATACAAAATGCGTACTGTGTTGGTACAAGTGGCGGAGCGATAATTGGTCTAAACATGGCAATTATTGCACCTAGCGTTGTAAAAGGAGTAATTGCAGATAGCTTTATGGGAGAATTCTTTGTATACGAGGAAATAGTAAAAATAGTACAGTCACGACAAGAAATATCAACTGAACAAATTGCATTTTGGAGTTACGCGCATGGGAATGACTGGCATTATGTAATTCAAAAGGATTCTGAGATGTTGATTGCTAGTGCAAAATCGGCTAAGAGTGTTTTTAAAGGAAGACTAAATGAAATTCAATGTCCAGTCCTAATTCTAGGATCTATGAAAGATGATTTAATACCAGACATAGTACAAAAGCTTTCAGATGTTGCAATACAGATACCTTCATCTAAGGTTATACTTTATCCTAAAGGTAATCATCCAGTAATGTGGAGTAGAATGAAAGACTTTCGAGTAGATGTTGACACGTTTCTGAATTCTCTACAAAGGTGAGCACGTCCGATAACCGCACGGTTCCCGCTGGTGGGTCACGGTAAGTGAATG is a genomic window of Koleobacter methoxysyntrophicus containing:
- a CDS encoding alpha/beta fold hydrolase; protein product: MPFFKFENFNIHYIDEGEGTPLVLLPGNTASSAVHKSELEYFGQTFRVICPDYIGYGKSDRVKDLSIEFWWKNAQMIVQLLQQLNIQNAYCVGTSGGAIIGLNMAIIAPSVVKGVIADSFMGEFFVYEEIVKIVQSRQEISTEQIAFWSYAHGNDWHYVIQKDSEMLIASAKSAKSVFKGRLNEIQCPVLILGSMKDDLIPDIVQKLSDVAIQIPSSKVILYPKGNHPVMWSRMKDFRVDVDTFLNSLQR
- a CDS encoding IS110 family transposase, producing MTRVQKKLLVYGEVVIVGIDVAKRKHYARIYDQKELDIVKPFQIHNTREGFYRLVSKIKEAEEKAKAKTAVIGMEPTGHYWKPLAWFLQEQGYTVVIVNPYHVKRRKEEEDNTPRKTDRKDAGIIAKLVKDGKYLSCLLPKGIYADLRNLTVTRRQLKQKLSGVLNRLQAILDEYFPEFKDVFKNITGKAALWVLRHCPFPGIILSTYTVEELAEKLKEASSNRVGLKRAKKLYETARESIAVTEGLKGAKIKLETCLDEIEFYKTQIEKTEKAMAETLKQIDIAENLLSIPGIGLVTVASFLGEISNIDKYNHWKQIQTLGGLNFTEESSGDHKGQTKISKRGRPELRNLLYQASLTLVAKNKEFKALYHYFLTRPQNPLKKKQALVAISLKLLRVMFGLAKKKENYDSQKVLGEYRITQLKQVA